ACACTTTTCTGGTGTGAAGTTCGTTGGaagtttttgaacttttgtttctttcaatttaGTGAATCCTACTTTTAGTTTCTAATAGTTTTTGTTGACTTTAGAAGCCTAGTAGTTTACATCTTTTATTGATGGTGTAAATCTCTTAATTGGAAAAATGGTTTTGGAGTCAACATTGCATAAAAGGGTCGCACTAGTGTGATGTGCATGCCATATTATTATGATATGAAGTACTGGGCGGTAGACAAATTGGTATTGGTCATATCCATTCATTTGTTAAGTTGAAAAAAGTTGTTTGTGTTTATCattgtgaaaaaaatgttgttaattCAGAGTTGTATCCGTCTCCTATTTATAGGTGAGATTAGCTCTAGTATTAACCAACAATACATTGTttgttaaaacatttttaaatgatcTCTATAACACATAAAAACTTTATTCAAATCATATAAGACTAACCATAAACACTAAATtctattcttaaaataatcataGTAAGTGAAATTCACTttcttccaaattaaatttgtaaccaaacattttaattcaaatacaaaattagtGTAAGGAAAAGAATGACAAATTGTGAtccttcatatatatataattggaagaacttttgttattagatatgaaaaatacaCCGAGTTGGTTTGAATGagctaaataaataaataaatatatatatatatatatatatatatatattaaaaaagtcattttatttaaataattgtttttagaaaatacaacttattttctaaattaaatactcCCAAACGTTAAACATGTGAGAATGTGAGGAGTGAAGCCTACATATCATATTTCCcccttcttttgttttgtttaattcaaaTGAACTAAGAAgtatagagaaatttcaatattttgtctTCAGACTCATCTCTGCATCACGTTAATACTATGGTTGTGTTGAAATTCTAAAGAGTATTAGTTGAATTTCCATCCAAAGTAAAGTAATAACATAAACTTACTTGCAACTACTCAactattttacaaataatttacAATTGCCCTtacattttctctttctaattcAATCTAGTTAAttgtaaattatatatacacacaatagatctctatatatacacatatccCTTCTCCCTTTCCACCACCACCAAACATCTCAGTCTCTTCTTCCACTGCTCTTCACTTCTCTCTTCCTTAACAATGGAAATGCAACCAATTCCTTCTTGCCTTTCATACGTAACTACTTCGATAATAGCCACTCTGgccctcctcctcctctcccGCTGTCTCCGCCGCCGTAAACTCAACCTCCCACCTGGACCAAAACCTTGGCCCATTATCGGAAACCTCGACTTAATTGGCTCTCTGCCTCACCAATCCATTCATCAACTCTCCAAGAAATACGGCCCCATCATGCATCTTCGTTTCGGATCATTCCCTGTCGTTGTCGGATCCTCCGTGGAAATGGCGAAGATTGTCCTCAAAACACAGGATCTCAATTTCGTGTGGCGCCCGAAAACCGCAGCGGGAAAGTACACAACTTATAACTATTCAAATATTACTTGGTCTCAATACGGCCCTTATTGGCGGCAGCTTCGTAAGATGTGTTTGATGGAGCTTTTTAGTGCAAGAAGACTTGATTCATATGAATATATACGTAAGGAAGAAATGAATGGTCTGATTAGAGAAATTTACAAGTCTTGTGGTGAAGTAATTAAGGTTAAGGATTATTTGTTCGCGTTGAGTTTGAATGTGATAAGTAGGATGGTGTTGGGGAAAAGGTACACGGATGAATCATCAGAAAGTGGGATAGTTAGTCCAGATGAGTTCAGGAAAATGATGGATGAGTTGTTTTTGCTGAATGGTGTGCTGAATATTGGGGATTCAATTCCATGGATGGATTTCTTGGATTTGCAAGGTTATGTGAAGAGAATGAAAGGTTTGAGTAAGAAATTGGACAGGTTTCTTGAACATGTGTTGGATGAACataaggaaagaagaaagggagTTGAGAACTATGTGGCTAAAGATATGGTGGATGTTTTGTTGCAATTGGCCGATCATCCTGACCTTGAAGTTAAACTTGAAAGGCATGGAGTCAAAGCTTTTACTCAGGTAATTCCTTCTATCTTGCCATTTTTTCAACACTCTTTTAACGAATtcgtatttttttttctaatataaaatctatttttctcattttttttatgtcttaaGAGTTGTTTTTGTAAggtgtattttttaaaataacaaaataagttaaaatatttacaagttatagcaaaatatatattttgtaaaatctactatttttaaaaatttctcttttttaaatataatttttttagtattcaTCGGTTATCaaaaaacatttctaaaaatagataacaaaacaaaaaattctaggttgaaaatgatgtatatatagttttaattttcaaaactatacCAAACCAAAtgtaatatatgaattaagTATAACTTTAGTTTACAACCGGTTAAAACACATGTAAAatgattcatttttatttataataggtatgcaaactttaaaaatgatCAAACGAGTTCCTAGCACTTCAATCTTATGcctaattaattagattcttaacatatttaatttttttaaaacaataattgatTAGTTAGATTGATTaattagtgtttaattttttaatgatgtgaacataaagtttaaatttcatgTTTAGTAACgtgatattaattatatatagagagaatGAGTTAAGAATTGAAtcgatataaaattgaaaattcaaaaacatgTTGCTAAACTAAAAGCgcttttcaaactattttagGATTTACTTGGAGGAGGAACAGAGActtcaacaataacaatagAGTGGGCAATGTCAGAACTattaaaaaatccaaagatCTTCAACAAAGCAACCATAGAACTAAATAAAGTAATCGGAAAAGAAAGATGGGTAGAAGAGAAAGACATGATTAACTTACCATACATAAACGCCATAGCCAAAGAAACAATGAGATTACACCCAGTAGTACCAATGCTAGTGCCAAGAATGGCTGGAGAGGATTGTCAAATTGCGGGGTACGACATAGCCAAAGGCACACGAGTCCTTGTGAACGTGTGGACCATTGGGAGAGACCAAACAGTGTGGAAAAACCCACATGCATTTGACCCAGATAGGTTCATAGAAAACAGCCGTGTTGATGTGAAAGGGCAAGATTTTGAGCTTTTGCCATTTGGGTCTGGAAGAAGGATGTGCCCTGGGTATAGTCTTGGTCTTAAGGTTATTCTGTCAACTTTGGCTAATTTATTGCATGGGTTTAATTGGAAATTGCCTGGGGACATGGAGAAGGAAGATTTGAATATGGAAGAAATTTTTGGGCTTTCTACTCCTAAGAAATACCCACTTGATGCTGTTGCTGAGCCAAGACTTCCTCCCCATCTTTACTCTTTGTTATGAATCAAGAACTTTGTTAACATGTGTATGGCTTAAATTAAGAGTCTTTATTaagcttttttatttgaaatataagaTTCCTTCATGTATAAATGTATTGGTTTGAAATATGCATTCAAGTTGTATCACCAAGTGTACGTTGAGACTTAATGGAGTTTGGTTGAAGAAAAGCACAAAAGGTCTATTTTGGAAGAGCTCAGGAACAACCTCCAAAGATTTAAATTCAGCCAAGGCAATACTTAATGGAGTTTGGATCTAATGTTTTGGGTTAAGGTATTAAGAGGCTAAGAAACAAGCTTGTAGAAggaaagtttttaatttggtgaACAGATTTTTAGTTATGATCTAATGTTTTGGGTTAAGGTATTAAGAGGCTAAGAAACAAGCTTGTAGAAggaaagtttttaatttggtgaACAGATTTTTAGTTATGATCTAATGTTTTGGGTTAAGGTATTAAGAGGCTAAGAAACAAGCTTGTAGAAggaaagtttttaatttggtgaACAGATTTTTAGTTATGATCTAATGTTTTGGGTTAAGATATTAAGAGGCTAAGAAACAAGCTTGTAGAAggaaagtttttaatttggtgaacagatttttagttatgaatttttgaagttgaagtttgaaattaaaaactaaacaagaAAGGCTTAGGCATCTGGGCAACTGCAAAAGTCTTAGGCTGGTGTGGCTAGGAGGCCATGAGTGAAGAAGGGTTATGGGATGAGTAAAAGTGAAGAAAGGCTTGTATAAATGCTATGCCTTATAGGGGGTGTGTCACTCTTACTCGCAGAGCACCTTCTCATTACGTTTGAGATGTGGCATGAAGTCAATCGATATCGCTCCCTCTTCTAAATGACACCAGCTAAACCCTCAACCTTTAACctttaaatgaaaatgcaaGCGCAAATGCTAAAAGGCGTAAAAACTTAAACACAACTGGTAGCAACTCTTTTCAAATAAGCAAACTTTACGTAAGTTTTGTacttttacaacaaaaaaaaacaaaaaaacatgaaagaaccctttctttaaacaaaaccaactTCAATCTAGCACAACtaaaagaccaaaatatacAAAGATTCAAAACAACCAGACACATACTAGTAAGACAAAACTCCTTCAACAGACAGACAATGGCGAATCAAGTTTTGAGGACGTGGTCTCTACCTGAAAAgtggaaaacattttttaagaatgaGCTAAACAAGTCTCGTGCGTgataagttttcaaataaCATTTCATAAACCTTTTTAAAGAGAGTAACTTAATTCATaaaccttttaatttaaaaaaaggtttcaATCTCAGCCAGACATGGTCTCAAGATTACCTTTCACTTCGAGCTTTCAATCTCAGCCAGACATGGTCTCAAGATTACCTAAGTTCTAAAACCTCTTAAGCTTATGTCCTTCATCTCAGCCAAATCAACATTCAGATGGTCCCAAGATTTCACTTCTCAACTCTTCTATTTTTCATCACGGTCTATAGAAGAGAATGAGATGTGGTGATGGTGAAAAGGGAATggatatatgtgtatatatagatatgaaaattaactagGTTGAAttagaaagataaaaagtaAGGGCAATGgtaaattatttgtaaatagttgaGTAGTTACAAGTAAGTTTATGTTATTATTGACTTTGGATGGAAATTCAACTAATActcttatttaattataaattttgttgaagtttcagttgaatttttttttaaacacaacTATAGTCggacaaaatattgaaatttctatGTACTTCATACTATATTATTAAGAAATTGCATCAAAcgacaaaaacattttaaaaaaaacagctcattacacaattttttttatctattacgaatatggcaaaattagtgatatcaaacGATTATCAGACAGTAATCATAGAACTATCAGAGGGCTATCAAACGGTAATCATATGGTTATCAATAgtcatcatttttaaattatctacttttacaaatttagaaaatattgtgACATGgactttattatcataaatgttttgctatttttacaaaagcccCTAGTTCATttgattaaacaaaataaaatgagaaaaatatgatatttagggtgtgttttgtttaattttgaaaataaattatattttgtaaaaaaaataagaaaaaacatttaaataaaaatcttttttgaAACATTAAATTCATACACATGAGATTCAcatgaaattaatatatagattgatttataaatattaattattacaagTAATACTTTAATCCCAAACAAGTCCTAATCAACTTCATTTAGAGAAGCAATCACCTCCACGAAATAAAATTCAACCACAAGAAGTGAACCAAAGTTATTCCAAACTTGGAACTTACGGAAAGAAGGCTCAACTCCATAACTTTCATTTCCATCACCTTGATCTTCCAGACTTTGTTTATCCTTTTAAAGATGACACCCATCAGAGATCCGATGGAGTCACGGACCACTCAGCCCATACGGCCACCACCAAAGTTCTCAAACCTCAAGGCATTAGACATTCAATTTCCCAACCTTTCGAAGGGGGGTCCAAAGATTGTGACTCGACGAGCTCTTAGGTTTCAAGGATGATCAActtatttgagaaataattatggaaaatttaattaaacatatataa
The Cucumis sativus cultivar 9930 unplaced genomic scaffold, Cucumber_9930_V3 scaffold114, whole genome shotgun sequence DNA segment above includes these coding regions:
- the LOC116405517 gene encoding trimethyltridecatetraene synthase-like encodes the protein MEMQPIPSCLSYVTTSIIATLALLLLSRCLRRRKLNLPPGPKPWPIIGNLDLIGSLPHQSIHQLSKKYGPIMHLRFGSFPVVVGSSVEMAKIVLKTQDLNFVWRPKTAAGKYTTYNYSNITWSQYGPYWRQLRKMCLMELFSARRLDSYEYIRKEEMNGLIREIYKSCGEVIKVKDYLFALSLNVISRMVLGKRYTDESSESGIVSPDEFRKMMDELFLLNGVLNIGDSIPWMDFLDLQGYVKRMKGLSKKLDRFLEHVLDEHKERRKGVENYVAKDMVDVLLQLADHPDLEVKLERHGVKAFTQDLLGGGTETSTITIEWAMSELLKNPKIFNKATIELNKVIGKERWVEEKDMINLPYINAIAKETMRLHPVVPMLVPRMAGEDCQIAGYDIAKGTRVLVNVWTIGRDQTVWKNPHAFDPDRFIENSRVDVKGQDFELLPFGSGRRMCPGYSLGLKVILSTLANLLHGFNWKLPGDMEKEDLNMEEIFGLSTPKKYPLDAVAEPRLPPHLYSLL